From a region of the Toxotes jaculatrix isolate fToxJac2 chromosome 7, fToxJac2.pri, whole genome shotgun sequence genome:
- the LOC121184257 gene encoding eosinophil peroxidase-like, giving the protein MSRLLCLLAAGLYLCLQGQVNAESRLSRSVIENAVIAAKATVDSAYEYSRRESINRVRRNAANPSDVLRLLKQPAGPTRNVARAADYMDVSVKLIKRSLERRHKRSINATDLISDEDLQFIAELTGCSPRHRVPSCTTTPNLDQYRTASSTCNNRENTRWGTSNIPFNRWLPAEYQDGLSLPKGWDSELPVDGRILPLVREVSNRILNTANADVESDPLYTHLVTIFGQWTDHDLTFTPHSPVIRSFSNGIDCDKSCERTEPCFPIEIPRQDPRFGRNSEECIPFFRSAAGCGSGNTGHLFGASTIREQMNSLTAFIDVGQVYGADDTKARFLRDFSSDKGLLRVNTQYNDNGRELLPFTNMGANMCATRARITNDTNAEEVPCFLAGDERSNENIGLTSLHTLLMREHNRLARALAKLNPHWDGEKLYQEARKIMGGYFQVLTFRDYLLHIVGPDFISKQLSTYPGYDESVDPSISNVFATAAYRFAHLMVQPFMFRLDENYQEHRDYPTPLLHKAFFAPWRIIFEGGLDPVLRGLVGRQAKLNTQDHMMTNELRERLFKFSTELALDLGSLNIQRGRDHGLPGYNKWRKFCGLSQPRNLAQLAKVMNNTSLAKKLLDLYGTPDNIDVWLGGVAEPFVRGGRVGPLFACLIATQFQRIRQGDRLWWENDGVFTEAQRESLRETSLARIICDNTGITEVPERPFQYRPRGSGYTRCEDIPQFDLSPWREDGQSSSGLRGPPGPRGPAGPRGPPGPPGTEEKVAFSVRLGNNFPNAGVPIAFRDVIYNGQNSYDIKTGLFTCEHPGVYEFQFHCVISQSDASVDLVRNGELVLHSFTTRQNGFISASGNTYIKLQRGDKVWLVANHGGNGLTSDSFFSGHLLFTE; this is encoded by the exons ATGAGTCGTCTTCTGTGTCTGCTGGCTGCAGGTCTTTACCTGTGCCTGCAAGGCCAAGTGAATGCTG aatCGCGTTTGAGCAGGAGTGTCATTGAGAATGCTGTGATAGCAGCCAAGGCCACTGTGGACTCTGCTTATGAGTATTCCAGAAGAGA GAGCATTAACCGTGTGAGGAGGAATGCAGCGAATCCTTCAGACGTCCTGCGCCTGCTGAAGCAGCCCGCGGGGCCAACCCGTAATGTTGCCCGTGCCGCAGACTATATGGATGTGTCTGTGAAACTGATCAAGAGATCTCTGGAAAGACGCCATAAACGCTCCATCAATGCCACAG ATCTGATCTCTGATGAGGATCTGCAGTTCATTGCTGAGCTGACGGGCTGCTCTCCCCGACATCGCGTCCCTTCCTGCACGACAACTCCCAATTTGGACCAGTATCGCACTGCAAGCAGCACCTGCAACAACAG AGAAAACACCCGCTGGGGAACCTCCAACATTCCTTTCAACCGCTGGCTACCTGCTGAGTACCAGGATGGCCTCTCTCTGCCCAAAGGCTGGGACTCTGAGCTTCCAGTTGACGGTCGAATTCTGCCCTTG GTAAGGGAAGTGTCCAACCGCATTCTAAACACAGCAAACGCTGATGTGGAGAGTGACCCACTCTACACTCACCTGGTGACAATCTTCGGCCAGTGGACTGATCACGACCTGACCTTCACTCCTCACTCTCCTGTCATCCGCTCTTTCAGTAACGGTATTGACTGTGACAAGAGCTGTGAACGCACAGAGCCCTGCTTCCCCATCGAG ATTCCCAGGCAAGACCCCCGGTTCGGCAGAAACTCAGAGGAGTGCATACCCTTTTTCCgctcagcagcaggttgtgGTTCTGGCAACACAGGCCACTTGTTCGGTGCAAGCACCATCCGTGAGCAGATGAACTCTCTCACAGCTTTCATTGATGTGGGCCAGGTGTACGGTGCAGATGATACCAAAGCTCGCTTCCTCCGGGACTTCTCCTCAGACAAAGGCCTTCTAAGGGTCAACACACAGTACAACGATAATGGCCGTGAGCTCCTGCCCTTCACCAACATGGGTGCCAACATGTGTGCAACACGAGCCCGTATTACTAATGACACTAATGCTGAGGAGGTACCCTGCTTCTTGGCTG GTGATGAACGCTCCAATGAGAACATTGGTCTGACctctctgcacacactgttGATGCGTGAGCACAACCGTCTGGCACGTGCTCTGGCCAAACTCAATCCTCACTGGGATGGGGAGAAACTCTACCAGGAGGCCCGCAAGATCATGGGAGGATATTTCCAG gttCTCACCTTCAGAGACTACTTGCTCCACATTGTTGGTCCAGACTTCATTTCCAAGCAGCTGTCCACCTATCCTGGCTATGATGAAAGTGTGGACCCCAGCATCTCCAATGTGTTTGCCACAGCCGCCTACCGATTTGCTCACCTGATGGTTCAGCCTTTCATGTTCCGTCTTGATGAGAATTACCAGGAGCACCGTGATTACCCCACCCCACTGCTGCACAAAGCCTTCTTCGCCCCATGGAGGATCATCTTCGAAG gtgGACTGGACCCAGTCCTGAGGGGACTTGTGGGTCGCCAGGCCAAGCTGAACACACAGGATCACATGATGACTAATGAGCTGAGGGAGAGGCTGTTTAAATTCTCCACTGAGCTGGCGCTGGATCTGGGCTCTCTCAAcatacagagaggcagagaccaTGGACTCCCTG GCTACAACAAATGGCGCAAGTTCTGTGGCCTGTCACAACCAAGAAACCTTGCACAGCTGGCAAAGGTTATGAATAACACTAGTCTGGCCAAGAAACTTCTGGACCTCTACGGCACACCTGACAACATCGATGTGTGGCTGGGAGGAGTGGCTGAGCCATTTGTCCGTGGAGGAAGAGTAGGACCCCTGTTTGCCTGCCTGATTGCCACTCAGTTCCAGAGAATCCGCCAGGGAGACCG ACTTTGGTGGGAGAATGATGGAGTCTTCACTGAGGCTCAGAGGGAGTCCCTGAGGGAAACGTCACTTGCCCGCATCATCTGTGACAACACCGGTATCACTGAGGTGCCTGAAAGACCCTTCCAGTACAGGCCCCGAGGGTCTGGTTACACCCGGTGTGAGGACATTCCTCAATTTGACCTCAGTCCATGGAGGGAGGATG GTCAATCCTCAAGTGGACTCCGAGGACCACCAG GACCCAGAGGACCAGCTGGTCCAAGAGGCCCCCCCGGGCCCCCTGGCACTGAGGAGAAAGTTGCCTTCTCTGTGCGACTGGGAAACAACTTCCCCAATGCCGGCGTGCCCATTGCCTTCCGTGACGTCATCTACAATGGACAGAACAGCTATGACATCAAGACTGGCCTTTTCACCTGTGAGCACCCAGGTGTTTACGAGTTCCAGTTCCACTGTGTGATTTCCCAGAGCGATGCCAGTGTGGATCTGGTGCGTAACGGAGAGCTGGTTTTGCACTCATTCACCACCCGTCAGAACGGCTTCATCTCAGCCAGTGGCAACACATACATTAAGCTTCAGAGGGGAGACAAGGTCTGGCTGGTGGCCAACCATGGCGGCAATGGTCTGACCAGTGACAGCTTCTTCTCTGGGCACCTGCTGTTCACTGAGTAG